GCAACAGACTCATATAACGCTTGTCGCCCATTGCGACCGAGTCTTCTTTGGCCTGCTTGCGCGCCACCGCCGGATCGCTGGAAGTATCCGGATCAAGGGAACCCATCACCGGCTGACCGTAGGTGGCAAGGTCACGATTGTATTGTTCGGCCTGCGCCAAAATCTCGCGGCCATGCGGGTCTTTGGCCATGTGCCGAGAAAGCTCATCACTGGCTTTCGCCTGTTGAAATGACGTCACGCCTCGCGCGGCGAACGGATAGCCGACAATGACGACACCGACCAGCAGCAACAGCACCGCGATCGTTTTCATGCCAGCAAGCAGCCAATCCACCGATTTCGAACCGTTGCCTTGCGGCTGGGCGTTCCCCCGAATCAACGAGGAAAAAGACGAGGCCATGCCTCCTCGATCGACATTGCCAACCCTACCATTCAGTTGGTTATCGACCTTCGGACGCATGGCCTCATATCTCCAATTAATTCATTAATTGTGGTCAGTACACGTTACCGTGCCATCGTACCTTGCGCACGCGAACGCTGGACATGACGGATGCCGAAGTACAGCGCCAACGCGATAGCGATCAGCAAAGCACCCAACACCACGCGCATCACGATGCCCACCATACCAGTTGCCGGCAGCTCGGTAAGTGACTTGATATTCAGCACGTGAAGCTTATTGGAATTATTATCTACAGCGCCAGGCGTGGTCACCAATCCGTAGTCATCGCCAGTCACTGTATAGGTGTACTTAGCCTGATCAGGGTGATTGTCCTTATCAGGAACCGTGTGTTTCACCTCAACAGTGAACTTGAAACCAGCAGGAATCATGTATCCTTTAGGAGTTTCCCTCTCGACAAAGGTATATTTCCCATCGGCAAGACCATTAATCACGAATGATTTGCCGTCAGAAGTAACGATATTATCAACTCCTGTTTTGCCACCAAGCAATGGCTCATGATAATAATCCGTTGTACCGTTGCTTTTGCCAGTGTCTTTAACGAATAACAACGCGTTGCCCTGTTCTGTGTCGCCTTTATAAACTTGGAACTTGACACCGCCCAGCTGCGCACCGATATCATTCGATATCTTGTCCACTTTAATGGAACCCGAGAAGAAATAAACATGGTTACGAGGAGTGCGAACCCAGTTGCAGCAGTCTCCAGTTCCATACATACTGTAAACCGTGTTTTTATTGCCATTTCCATCCAGTTCGGCATCTTCATTGAGCACTACTGAGTAATCGATTGTGACTGTCTTCCCGCCTGCTGACCAATCCTTCTGAGCGATTTTGTTGTTGATATATTTCGACAAATCAAAGACGAGCGTTGCCTGCTTTATTGGATCGCCAGTAAAATCCGTCGAAGTCGGGCTAACATCATCACCACAAATCTTTGGCTCATTAGGCTCGGTGTCTCCCTGTTGTGCAGAACAGCTAGCAGATTTGTTGGAATTAGAAGCCTGGCTGGCAGAGCTGGCCGAGGCGGCAGGGCTAGCGGGGGTGGAGGAGGTGGGGGAGGAAGGTTTATATGCCTTCAACAAGTAGTCCGCACCTGGACCTTCCTGAAGAGGGACGCCTCCGACTTTCACAGTGAACTTAGAAGCGTCAGGATAATAAGTCAAACTAGGAGACAGAATATCCACAATCCAGAAATGGAAAGAGTCGGGAGCACCTGTATAACCTGTATAAATAGGTATCTCACTACTAATAGTGTAATGGACATAATCGCCAATATTGTAGCTTGTTTGTTCCACTTTCTTATCGGTCTTAATGTCGGGAGCCTTGACATTAATCTCCGATGAACCGGAACCCGGAATTCCCTTCACCTCAGTACTAACAAGCATAGGAATAGACTCCGGCTTCTTCTCTACATTTGAAGTATCTACTCCATCAGCGGTAGTAGTTACATCGAGGATTAGATAAATACCGTTGGGAATATTGAACGTTACATCTGTGGCCTGGTCGCCTCCAACCACTTGAATGGTCTTTGGATCTGTATCTAACTCACTCTTTATCACCTTGTCAAGAGTTACAGCATTCTGGCCATCCGGCGGAACCTTCGTATTGAGAAGTTCCGTCACGAAATCACGCACTTCTCCGGTATATTGCCCTGTCAGTTCCTTACCTTTGTCTGAAGCCAGCCCCCACTGCGTGGCAAGCCACGCCATAGGATCAGCCTCATTCACGGTTTTGCCCGGAGCGGCTGTTGCCTTCGCTGCCGAGACAATAGCCGCTTTGAGATCAGCATTATCGCGAATGGTAGAAACGCCATATTTGCCCTCCGCGCTATTCACCCCGACATAGTCAGCGAGTTTCAAAGCCCTAAACTTGTGACCACCAATCGCCTCTTTTTTGCCCTTAAGTTTGAGAGCCACAATCGGCTGAGGCCCTGGCAGTTCAGTCGCCGAAGCGCTCACGGCACCGGCGGCCATGGTGGCGACGCCGACCACGCATGCAATCGCAGAAGCGAACAATCGCCTCATCTTTGTTTTTTTCATTGTGTTTCCCTTTCATATCTCTTATTTGAGAGTTTTGGAAATATTGTTTTACGAGGCCGAAACCGGGCACGCGTTCCATTGCGCACCGAGGTCCGAGCCGTTCATGAACGTTTACGGCACAGCGGCCTGTCCATGGATACAAGCGATTAGTTTCCGAACGTTTACCAACATCTCACTCATCCCCCCGCCTATGCTGCGCGGTCACGCGGGAACCAGCCAGTACACGTTCCCTGATCGCAATCACGCTCAAAACTACGGCGCCCGCAAGCAGCACCATGAGCCACCACCATGTGGTGACGGCGGAAGACAAACGCGAAGTGGAGCTCGCAGCACTGTCAACGTTGTCGCAATACGGCAACGCCTCACTGCGCGTACCGAACCAGGCCGACTGCTGCGCCATGTTCAATACCGTTCCGTCACGAGACAGGCACTTTGGCTTCTGCTCATGACTCCGCGAACTGCCATCAGCGCGACGATCACCCTGCTGAGATGTACCGTTGCTTCCGTTCGCCGAGCGACCGGAGTTTGCCTGCGACCCGTTCTGCGAATTTCCCGACGTACGCGGCGAGGAAGCCTGGCCGCGAGACGAGGAGTGAGCCAACGCGTCAAGGTCGATCACGCCGTCATCCACGACGTTTCCGGAGTCGGCGGTCGTTGACGAATGGTCGACGCCGACCTTCTGCCAGCGCGCATACAGCGTATTGACACCGGGACGCATATTGAGACGCACACCCGGCTTGTACACGCCATCGGCGTCCCGGCTCTTGGCCCAGCCTTCGAATGTATAGCCGGATACCTTGTAGCCGTTGGACTTCAGGGCACGCTTGCTGTATTGGAAGCCGCTATTCGCCGGCACCTTTGCGCTGAACACGTCATCGGACACGGAACCGGTGGCCGCCGCTCCCTCAGGGGTATTGGCGTCATAGCGCACGACATACTGGGCATCGACCGAAGGACCATGGCTGCTGCCGGACCCGGTGCGAACCCACTGGGCGTACAGTACGACTTTCTCGCCGCGACTGACCGAAATCGAGTCGCCGGAAGCGTAGGCGTGGCCCGGGTTGCCGGCCGAGTCCCGTCCGCCATCCCAAACCGTGTTCCAACCGGCGAAACGGTAGCCCGCGATCGCGGGATTCGACGCAGGAATCGTCTGCGGCATACCTGCGACATCGGCGCCGCTGACCGTGATGTCATCGGGCAAGCTACCACTCAGTTCACCGGAGGCATCGTCGGGAAGGTTCGGATCGAAACTGATCGTCCCCTGCTCCTGCCACACATAGGTCTGGGCGGGATCGCCGCTTGCTCCCGTACCCGGGGCGCGGGCGGCGAGCTGCGCATTGGCGCTGGAGTCACTGGTGTCGTTGCTGGTCCACGCGTTGTCGCTGCTGGTCCACCGACCGGTATATCCCTTGCTCTTCAAGGGCTCGGCGCCGAAGAACTCAGGGGTAAGCCTCGTCTTGGGGCCCACCACGATCTTGTTCAGGTATTCCGGCAGCACGCGGCAGGTGCCGCTGTCCGATCCTACCGTCCCTGCGGCGCACGCGGCCACGTCGGCGGCATTGCTCGCTTTGGCCACGACATGCGTGGTGTCCCAAGTCGAAAGGTCCAAGGAAGTGATCGAAGTGCCCTGGAACATATAGGTCATGCTCGTCACCTTGGAGGTGTCCCAGCCGGTGACGTCGATCTTCTTCAGATTGTCGTCGCCACCGAACATATCCCACATCGCGGTGACATTGCCGGTCTTCCAGTGTTCGACGTCATTGAGATCGGTGCGTTTGCGGTTGCGCTGGAACATTCCCGCCATGGATTCGACCTTGGAGGTATCCCAAGAGTCCATGCCGCTGATACCGCTCAATGCCGTGTCATAGCGGAACATACCCTCCATATTGCGCACCTCTCCGGTGTTCCAACCGGAAAGATCGCCATTGCCAAGGGAGGTCAGCGCGCCATCCAAGTAGAACATATAGGAGACATCGGTCACACCGGCGGTGTTCCAATTCGGGTTCGTGCCGTCCAACCCCCTAACCCGGCCAAGCGACCTGTCGCCGGCGAACATCGCACGCATCGACGTGGCCGAGTCGGTCTTCCATTGCGACAGATCAAGCGAGGTAAGCCCGTCTAGTCCCATAAACATACGGTCGAATGCCTTGACCTGGCTTACATCCCATTTGCCAACATGGTCGAAAACGGTATTGTCCATGCCAATCGGCGCGGCTGCCGCACCTTGTTCCGCGTCATCGCGTACCGGCAGCGAAGACACCTTGTCGTACATGGAGAACATGCTTTCCATATTCTCCACCTTGCCGGTGTCCCAACCCGTAGCGGGATCCATGCCATCAATCGTCGTCAATTTCCTGTCTTCGGCGAACATCTGCGACATATCGGTCACCTTGCCGGTGTTCCAACCCGAAAGATTCAGGTCCTGCAACGCGCTGTCCCCGGCGAACATACCGGACATGTCGGCGACGTCGCCGGTTTTCCAAGCCGACAGATCCAGATGCTCCAATGCGGCCGCGCCACGGAACATCGATTTCATCGAAACGCCCTCGGCCCCGGCAGCCACAGGTTTCAGACCTTCCAGCCCCTTGATTTCCGTCAATGTCGAATCGCCTTCAAACACGCTCGACATGTCGGCGACGGCGGAAGCCTCCCAACCGGAACAATCAACGGAGCGCAACGCCTTGTCTCCGGCGAACATATGGGCCATATCGGTCAAAGCGCCGACGTTCCATCCGGCAAGAACCACACCGGTCAAGGCGGTATCGCCAGCGAACATCATGGACGTCTTTTTCGCCGCGACGCCGGTCCAACCGGAACAATCAACGGTCGTAAGCTTCGGGTCATTACGGAACATCTGCGAGAAATCACCGTCGGTCCCGCTCAAGTCAAAGTTACCCGGGTTGTCCATTTGCAAGGACTCAAGATTGGGCAACGCCGAGAACAGCCCGGCAACATTGCCGGTCAGACGGGTTTGGCCATCCGCATTCGCTATATGGATTTCGACAATCTGGCCGCGCAATGGGCTTCCCTGCGCCCAAGGAACGACGGCGGAACCGTTGACCAGCCCGGCACTCACCGTGACGACGCAACCAGAGCCACTATCAGCCGACGACCATGAA
The window above is part of the Bifidobacterium sp. ESL0704 genome. Proteins encoded here:
- a CDS encoding SpaA isopeptide-forming pilin-related protein; protein product: MKKTKMRRLFASAIACVVGVATMAAGAVSASATELPGPQPIVALKLKGKKEAIGGHKFRALKLADYVGVNSAEGKYGVSTIRDNADLKAAIVSAAKATAAPGKTVNEADPMAWLATQWGLASDKGKELTGQYTGEVRDFVTELLNTKVPPDGQNAVTLDKVIKSELDTDPKTIQVVGGDQATDVTFNIPNGIYLILDVTTTADGVDTSNVEKKPESIPMLVSTEVKGIPGSGSSEINVKAPDIKTDKKVEQTSYNIGDYVHYTISSEIPIYTGYTGAPDSFHFWIVDILSPSLTYYPDASKFTVKVGGVPLQEGPGADYLLKAYKPSSPTSSTPASPAASASSASQASNSNKSASCSAQQGDTEPNEPKICGDDVSPTSTDFTGDPIKQATLVFDLSKYINNKIAQKDWSAGGKTVTIDYSVVLNEDAELDGNGNKNTVYSMYGTGDCCNWVRTPRNHVYFFSGSIKVDKISNDIGAQLGGVKFQVYKGDTEQGNALLFVKDTGKSNGTTDYYHEPLLGGKTGVDNIVTSDGKSFVINGLADGKYTFVERETPKGYMIPAGFKFTVEVKHTVPDKDNHPDQAKYTYTVTGDDYGLVTTPGAVDNNSNKLHVLNIKSLTELPATGMVGIVMRVVLGALLIAIALALYFGIRHVQRSRAQGTMAR
- a CDS encoding BspA family leucine-rich repeat surface protein; translated protein: MRQWRRALVGAATALALFVCPGLAYADETDGSVSAAQSSNTSDASDGQGVSVSGQTDAASQPNADDDSVASSGDEDNRDGSTTAQDSQDSQDSQNHANAATTPAPAVHTQGVNSTCGDSGQWDSSSGSASWSSADSGSGCVVTVSAGLVNGSAVVPWAQGSPLRGQIVEIHIANADGQTRLTGNVAGLFSALPNLESLQMDNPGNFDLSGTDGDFSQMFRNDPKLTTVDCSGWTGVAAKKTSMMFAGDTALTGVVLAGWNVGALTDMAHMFAGDKALRSVDCSGWEASAVADMSSVFEGDSTLTEIKGLEGLKPVAAGAEGVSMKSMFRGAAALEHLDLSAWKTGDVADMSGMFAGDSALQDLNLSGWNTGKVTDMSQMFAEDRKLTTIDGMDPATGWDTGKVENMESMFSMYDKVSSLPVRDDAEQGAAAAPIGMDNTVFDHVGKWDVSQVKAFDRMFMGLDGLTSLDLSQWKTDSATSMRAMFAGDRSLGRVRGLDGTNPNWNTAGVTDVSYMFYLDGALTSLGNGDLSGWNTGEVRNMEGMFRYDTALSGISGMDSWDTSKVESMAGMFQRNRKRTDLNDVEHWKTGNVTAMWDMFGGDDNLKKIDVTGWDTSKVTSMTYMFQGTSITSLDLSTWDTTHVVAKASNAADVAACAAGTVGSDSGTCRVLPEYLNKIVVGPKTRLTPEFFGAEPLKSKGYTGRWTSSDNAWTSNDTSDSSANAQLAARAPGTGASGDPAQTYVWQEQGTISFDPNLPDDASGELSGSLPDDITVSGADVAGMPQTIPASNPAIAGYRFAGWNTVWDGGRDSAGNPGHAYASGDSISVSRGEKVVLYAQWVRTGSGSSHGPSVDAQYVVRYDANTPEGAAATGSVSDDVFSAKVPANSGFQYSKRALKSNGYKVSGYTFEGWAKSRDADGVYKPGVRLNMRPGVNTLYARWQKVGVDHSSTTADSGNVVDDGVIDLDALAHSSSRGQASSPRTSGNSQNGSQANSGRSANGSNGTSQQGDRRADGSSRSHEQKPKCLSRDGTVLNMAQQSAWFGTRSEALPYCDNVDSAASSTSRLSSAVTTWWWLMVLLAGAVVLSVIAIRERVLAGSRVTAQHRRGDE